The following coding sequences lie in one Glycine soja cultivar W05 chromosome 16, ASM419377v2, whole genome shotgun sequence genomic window:
- the LOC114391123 gene encoding GRF1-interacting factor 3-like: MQQTPPMIPMMPSFPPTNITTEQIQKYLDENKKLILAILDNQNLGKLAECAQYQAQLQKNLMYLAAIADAQPQTPAMPPQMAPHPAMQPGFYMQHPQAAAAAMAQQQQQGMFPQKMPLQFGNPHQMQEQQQQLHQQAIQGQMGLRPGGINNGMHPMHNEGGNSGGPPSATGPNDARGGSKQDASEAGTAGGDGQGSSAAAHNSGDGEEAK, from the exons ATGCAGCAGACACCGCCTATGATTCCTATGATGCCTTCGTTCCCACCTACGAACATAACCACCGAGCAGATTCAAAAA TACCTTGATGAGAACAAGAAGCTGATTCTGGCAATATTGGACAATCAAAATCTTGGAAAACTTGCAGAATGTGCCCA GTACCAAGCTCAGCTTCAAAAGAATTTGATGTATTTAGCTGCAATTGCTGATGCCCAGCCTCAAACACCAGCCATGCCTCCACAG ATGGCACCACACCCTGCCATGCAACCAGGATTCTATATGCAACATCCTCAGGCTGCAGCAGCAGCAATGgctcagcagcagcagcaaggAATGTTCCCCCAGAAAATGCCATTGCAATTTGGCAATCCACATCAAATGCAGGAACAACAGCAGCAGCTACACCAGCAAGCCATCCAAGGTCAAATGGGACTGAGACCTGGAGGAATAAATAATGGCATGCATCCAATGCACAATGAGGGCGGCAACAGCGGTGGTCCACCCTCGGCTACCGGTCCGAACGACGCACGTGGTGGAAGCAAGCAAGATGCTTCTGAGGCTGGAACAGCTGGTGGAGATGGCCAAGGCAGCTCTGCAGCTGCTCATAACAGTGGAGATGGTGAAGAGGCaaagtga